A single region of the Chryseobacterium culicis genome encodes:
- a CDS encoding LemA family protein gives MDQIVAIVIAVFLTIAILAFFISLYNKLVMLKFNVEKAYGNIDVILKQRADEIPNLVNVAKQFMNHEKDLLTKLTELRTFYNTTNDSDRKTELANETSKALSSFFAVSENYPGLLSNNNFLELQKRVSGMEDKIADRREFFNDSVSLYNIGIHEFPNVILAKMLGYKDKTLLEVSNQEKQYEGVQF, from the coding sequence ATGGATCAAATTGTAGCCATCGTTATCGCCGTATTTCTTACCATAGCCATTCTGGCTTTTTTCATCAGTTTGTACAATAAACTTGTCATGCTGAAATTCAATGTGGAAAAAGCATATGGGAATATAGATGTTATTTTAAAACAAAGAGCCGATGAAATTCCTAACCTTGTAAACGTTGCCAAACAGTTTATGAATCATGAAAAAGATCTGCTTACCAAACTGACTGAGCTTAGAACTTTCTATAACACCACGAATGATTCTGACAGAAAAACGGAACTTGCAAACGAGACCTCAAAAGCACTCTCATCTTTTTTTGCCGTTTCAGAAAACTATCCGGGCCTTCTTTCTAATAATAACTTTTTGGAACTGCAGAAAAGAGTTTCCGGAATGGAAGATAAAATTGCAGACAGAAGAGAATTTTTCAATGACAGCGTAAGCCTTTATAATATAGGAATTCATGAATTTCCCAATGTTATTCTGGCAAAAATGCTAGGCTATAAAGACAAAACCTTATTAGAAGTTTCAAATCAGGAAAAACAATATGAAGGAGTTCAGTTTTAA
- a CDS encoding OmpA family protein, whose product MAKGVKKIKVVSGLYYPKMSVLGQRVTIKPDQWVQFGVGEWLPGTTDADKKKPLTWMRQNSSKKIIINQITSATGYKFLIGKQYCGSYQFYIEASLSGVRDPKNDTGIYVKGWCDPKIVSSKWSTQKNSKSIKNNKKNEYISYGHIVHLNLMTEGLNGNTVSIELWNQQTAKADKQVHTYNNVQVIDGEVNLKIENTFAWMAYVDNIQNVEEFYVKVKDVASKKYIKDKLGDDLHAIYLNVKNKVVTTNTNGAQNQTPTKVYKPDVNSVRLEPCKFEVIKITESEIKDGKANNTTVKVFDNGNGVKQIQSPALQEHIQRTIFYKFDSTVIDKDGVAILNNVLKFLLEHKDATMNLSGYACVIGKQNYNKGLSQRRADVVKKFFADGGLDPRRIISVGKGEVDPTDDKKGRDNIKYKNEKDYENNRRVDISFVFNAHDAQTVNYEVTAPSVSMKKDLTIDVTGFQTNECFRDSKGKHKKQVLIVDVGQAIDKGDTVKTFTTPSFNYGVYSDLSKFDTMPIQYIWPMWANPNQFHLHAHTCRYFSNEKRTTVLIKAYPDIKWTLTFFVNLTNELSVKWQNQPAAKHKDLQAKAGKIGAERRWKQKDASFGFSLKSEWEKNRSGNFQKSKELKGEYETKFKKLYDLFGSLGAMSDGITNKTKGQVRNIGFKGLPVTFAIKPPNINLKGEWCLERAKQKNTEIERLGTKVDISFNAEPLIGLEVTVDLLCTAVGLVAGAVSGGTAAPGAVRLYGVIKDQMNTGVEFGNDDFGAKLSSDVYIDLVISSEIKTSIGFSFNTVSEKGDKQGKIEAKNTLKIELKAGVWAKAEANLVIVKVEGYFEMSGKGSASITFGHGVKFDDKGLNYRPELGFDGLNAEYVIKGKVGMSAKKKIPRGGNKKPAELKGSSEDEGIIAEGKFNEIVPKFDVIKSLEELFGFSADIPLIRN is encoded by the coding sequence ATGGCAAAAGGCGTAAAAAAAATAAAAGTTGTAAGCGGATTGTATTATCCCAAAATGTCTGTATTAGGGCAGAGGGTTACTATAAAGCCGGATCAGTGGGTACAGTTTGGCGTGGGCGAATGGCTGCCGGGCACCACAGATGCAGACAAAAAGAAACCGCTGACCTGGATGAGGCAGAACAGCAGTAAAAAAATTATCATCAATCAGATAACTTCTGCTACTGGATATAAATTCTTAATAGGCAAGCAATACTGTGGAAGCTATCAGTTTTACATTGAAGCCAGCCTGTCAGGAGTAAGAGACCCCAAAAATGATACAGGAATCTATGTAAAAGGCTGGTGTGATCCCAAAATTGTCAGCAGTAAATGGTCTACCCAGAAAAACAGCAAAAGCATAAAAAACAATAAAAAGAACGAATATATTTCCTACGGTCACATTGTACACCTTAATCTGATGACGGAAGGACTGAATGGAAATACAGTCAGTATCGAACTCTGGAATCAGCAGACAGCAAAAGCAGATAAACAGGTCCATACCTACAACAATGTACAGGTCATAGATGGCGAAGTAAATCTGAAAATAGAGAATACCTTTGCCTGGATGGCCTATGTAGACAATATCCAGAATGTAGAGGAATTCTATGTTAAAGTAAAAGATGTTGCTTCCAAAAAGTATATCAAAGACAAATTAGGTGATGATCTTCATGCCATCTATCTGAATGTAAAAAATAAAGTTGTTACCACCAATACCAACGGAGCCCAGAACCAGACCCCAACTAAAGTTTATAAGCCGGATGTAAATTCTGTCAGACTGGAACCTTGTAAGTTTGAAGTCATTAAGATTACAGAAAGTGAAATAAAAGATGGTAAGGCTAATAATACAACCGTTAAAGTTTTTGATAATGGTAACGGTGTAAAACAAATACAATCGCCTGCACTACAGGAACATATTCAGAGAACAATCTTTTATAAATTTGATTCTACCGTCATAGATAAAGACGGGGTTGCCATTCTGAATAATGTTCTCAAATTCCTCTTAGAACATAAAGATGCCACCATGAACCTGAGTGGTTACGCCTGTGTTATTGGAAAACAGAATTATAATAAAGGACTTTCCCAAAGAAGAGCAGACGTTGTCAAAAAATTCTTTGCAGACGGTGGATTAGATCCCAGAAGAATAATCTCTGTGGGAAAAGGAGAAGTAGATCCTACAGATGATAAAAAGGGAAGAGATAATATCAAATATAAAAATGAAAAAGACTACGAAAACAACCGTAGAGTAGACATCTCATTCGTGTTCAATGCCCATGATGCCCAGACTGTTAACTATGAAGTAACAGCGCCTAGTGTATCTATGAAGAAAGACTTAACGATTGATGTTACAGGTTTTCAAACCAATGAATGTTTCAGAGACAGCAAGGGAAAACATAAGAAACAGGTCCTGATCGTAGATGTAGGTCAGGCCATCGATAAAGGAGACACCGTAAAGACCTTTACTACGCCTTCATTTAATTATGGAGTGTATTCAGATTTATCCAAATTTGATACGATGCCTATACAGTACATCTGGCCTATGTGGGCCAATCCAAACCAGTTCCATCTGCATGCCCATACCTGCAGGTATTTCAGTAATGAAAAAAGAACCACTGTATTAATCAAGGCTTATCCGGATATTAAATGGACGCTCACTTTCTTCGTTAATCTTACCAACGAGCTTAGCGTAAAATGGCAAAACCAGCCTGCTGCAAAACATAAAGACCTACAGGCAAAAGCCGGTAAAATAGGCGCTGAAAGAAGATGGAAACAAAAAGATGCTTCATTCGGATTCAGCCTGAAAAGTGAATGGGAAAAGAACAGAAGCGGAAATTTTCAGAAAAGTAAAGAGCTTAAAGGAGAATACGAAACAAAATTTAAAAAGCTCTATGATCTTTTTGGCTCACTCGGAGCAATGTCTGATGGTATTACCAACAAAACCAAAGGACAAGTTAGAAATATTGGATTTAAAGGTCTTCCGGTAACTTTTGCCATCAAACCACCCAATATTAATCTGAAGGGAGAATGGTGCCTGGAAAGAGCCAAACAGAAAAATACAGAAATAGAAAGATTAGGAACAAAGGTTGATATATCTTTTAATGCAGAACCCCTGATAGGATTAGAGGTTACTGTTGACCTTCTCTGTACTGCTGTTGGACTTGTTGCCGGAGCGGTAAGTGGAGGAACTGCTGCGCCGGGAGCGGTGAGATTATACGGAGTGATTAAAGACCAGATGAACACAGGGGTGGAATTTGGGAATGATGATTTCGGAGCTAAACTAAGCTCAGATGTTTATATTGATCTCGTTATTTCAAGTGAAATCAAAACTTCAATTGGTTTTTCATTCAACACCGTAAGTGAAAAAGGGGACAAGCAAGGAAAGATAGAAGCAAAAAATACCCTTAAAATTGAATTAAAAGCAGGAGTTTGGGCAAAAGCAGAAGCCAATCTTGTTATTGTTAAAGTAGAAGGATATTTTGAGATGAGTGGTAAGGGATCAGCTTCCATTACATTCGGACATGGTGTGAAATTTGATGATAAAGGATTAAATTACCGTCCGGAATTAGGATTCGATGGACTTAATGCTGAATATGTGATCAAAGGAAAAGTAGGAATGTCTGCCAAAAAGAAAATACCTAGAGGAGGTAATAAAAAACCGGCAGAACTTAAAGGAAGTTCGGAAGACGAAGGTATTATCGCAGAAGGTAAATTTAACGAAATTGTACCTAAATTTGATGTCATCAAAAGTCTCGAAGAACTTTTCGGATTCAGTGCCGATATTCCGTTAATAAGAAATTAG
- a CDS encoding DUF4280 domain-containing protein: MAEKHIVVQGALCKCQFGQVPDKLKVLTHQKEYANDKSASKKLIVTTKEIGAATFEKNTFGNCTKMGGPPPPCKIMVTEWQKFYDKVQLSNGGYIIVEDSKAVCAIAGTPCIEIIDHGQRAEASQQNFKNADKDVQQQINPLVDSEEMYNEQPSGGGQDGAI; this comes from the coding sequence ATGGCAGAAAAACATATTGTAGTACAGGGCGCCCTATGCAAATGCCAGTTCGGACAGGTTCCGGACAAGCTGAAAGTACTTACACACCAAAAAGAATATGCCAATGATAAAAGCGCTTCCAAAAAACTGATCGTTACCACGAAAGAAATTGGAGCCGCCACATTTGAAAAAAATACATTCGGAAACTGTACCAAAATGGGTGGCCCTCCTCCTCCCTGCAAAATTATGGTTACAGAATGGCAGAAGTTTTATGATAAAGTACAGCTCAGCAATGGCGGATATATCATCGTAGAAGACAGCAAAGCAGTATGTGCTATTGCCGGAACTCCATGTATTGAGATTATAGACCATGGGCAGAGAGCAGAAGCCAGCCAGCAGAATTTTAAAAATGCTGACAAAGATGTCCAGCAGCAGATCAATCCGTTGGTAGATTCCGAAGAAATGTATAACGAACAGCCTTCTGGAGGAGGGCAGGATGGTGCAATCTAA
- a CDS encoding T6SS phospholipase effector Tle1-like catalytic domain-containing protein, giving the protein MHNNQFGSYTPSVSKEEVLDITIGIFFDGTLNNKTNTNERIKETDAHKKHGGKATDNTSYNNDWSNVARMWDNYDKNFGIYIEGIGTQDKEGDATLGYAFGTGETGIRSKVRKGCEEIVKKVKTIKAEKKADKIAVLTFDVFGFSRGAAAARNFVYEIGKAKYRATSRTVANEAVSVTTYSDDDGKGVASEELPKWGHLGLKLEEAGLKVDVLKVRFLGIYDTVSSYSKYLSPMPNFSNDVEELSLNEIGKAQTVVHFIAADEHRENFDLTRVHIGTEKTFPGVHCDVGGAYENGRETWEEVETSWTTSSKLEALKIELENEGWYDKGELTITPGFYLSLRGSRDLLKTFSYIPLHFMAEYGIDKNLPITLKKMTDDKYSILDDQFLIGIKDRLRTYVMGDGKPYSFRHYKELRDAYGGNEVPEDRQAAYQKEVKEQADLRKLRHKYLHWSARREKIGMDPRPNRTRVIH; this is encoded by the coding sequence ATGCACAACAATCAATTTGGAAGTTATACACCATCTGTATCCAAAGAGGAAGTACTGGATATTACCATTGGGATTTTTTTTGACGGAACCCTGAATAATAAAACCAATACAAACGAAAGAATAAAAGAGACAGATGCCCATAAAAAACACGGCGGAAAAGCGACAGACAATACCAGCTACAACAATGACTGGAGCAATGTAGCCCGCATGTGGGACAACTATGATAAAAACTTCGGCATTTATATAGAAGGTATCGGTACACAGGATAAGGAAGGCGATGCTACGTTGGGATATGCTTTCGGAACAGGAGAAACCGGAATCAGATCGAAAGTGAGAAAAGGCTGTGAAGAAATCGTAAAAAAGGTGAAAACCATTAAAGCAGAAAAGAAAGCCGATAAAATTGCTGTGCTTACTTTTGATGTATTCGGATTTAGCCGTGGAGCTGCTGCTGCCCGTAATTTTGTATACGAAATCGGAAAAGCAAAATATAGAGCCACTTCCCGAACCGTTGCCAATGAAGCAGTTTCGGTGACAACGTATTCCGATGATGATGGAAAGGGTGTTGCCTCAGAAGAACTTCCAAAATGGGGTCATCTTGGCCTTAAACTCGAAGAAGCAGGATTAAAAGTAGATGTTTTAAAAGTAAGATTCCTCGGAATTTACGATACCGTTTCTTCCTATTCAAAATATTTGTCACCAATGCCCAATTTCAGCAATGACGTAGAAGAATTAAGCTTGAATGAAATTGGAAAAGCCCAGACCGTAGTTCACTTTATCGCAGCCGATGAACACAGAGAAAACTTTGACCTTACAAGAGTACACATAGGAACTGAAAAAACATTTCCAGGTGTACACTGTGATGTAGGAGGAGCTTATGAAAACGGAAGGGAAACATGGGAAGAAGTGGAAACGTCATGGACTACCAGCAGCAAATTAGAAGCATTAAAAATAGAGCTTGAAAATGAAGGATGGTACGATAAAGGTGAGCTTACCATTACTCCCGGATTTTACCTGTCACTAAGGGGATCACGTGATCTTTTAAAGACTTTCAGTTATATTCCTTTACATTTTATGGCGGAATATGGCATTGATAAAAATCTTCCTATCACCTTAAAAAAAATGACGGATGACAAATATTCCATCTTGGATGATCAGTTTTTGATAGGAATAAAAGACCGTCTCAGAACGTATGTAATGGGAGATGGCAAGCCATATTCTTTCAGACATTATAAAGAACTGAGAGATGCCTACGGAGGAAACGAAGTTCCGGAAGACCGTCAGGCAGCTTATCAGAAAGAAGTAAAGGAACAGGCTGATTTAAGAAAACTTCGCCATAAATACCTTCACTGGTCAGCAAGAAGAGAAAAAATCGGGATGGATCCAAGACCGAACAGAACAAGGGTTATCCATTAA
- a CDS encoding DUF2931 family protein: MEEKYSWLGTVSAPQEYPMEVYEGAIVADDFTYGFDAIWGTQNTGWGKEGGTMNVNTERMDAPHELEFTWYSLVEKKFYTGKWNLDKEKIKTLFDEGFVDQDTKKKSTYSSFVVGLAPQGRVVLWMKGPGNQKEIGAFQAHDTVITKEKAYDNAQYMLKEGFADRMLKDPSYKTFKPEVREKIEKEGYPAADIYNVYREKYNWKPAVILPEGATWIDFGFTNYNGEQENLFDQSLKDNTYKSRAVPRFCGFYWKDKNNNRYAVWIDAFDDKEIFDLFQKSGKDKNIDLTIKVNEDNTRVLVSLESEKEKLPVTKAKIRVSRKIE, from the coding sequence ATGGAAGAAAAATACAGTTGGCTCGGAACCGTTTCTGCCCCGCAGGAATATCCGATGGAAGTTTATGAAGGAGCAATTGTCGCTGATGATTTTACATACGGCTTTGATGCAATCTGGGGAACACAGAATACAGGATGGGGCAAAGAAGGAGGCACCATGAACGTCAATACCGAAAGAATGGATGCTCCTCATGAACTGGAATTCACATGGTATTCTTTGGTAGAAAAAAAATTCTACACCGGAAAATGGAATCTGGATAAAGAAAAGATAAAAACCCTTTTTGATGAAGGATTTGTAGATCAGGATACGAAAAAGAAATCTACCTATAGCTCTTTTGTTGTCGGACTGGCTCCACAGGGAAGAGTGGTGTTATGGATGAAAGGTCCCGGAAACCAGAAAGAAATAGGTGCTTTCCAGGCTCATGATACCGTAATTACCAAAGAAAAAGCCTATGATAATGCTCAGTATATGCTGAAAGAAGGTTTTGCCGACAGAATGCTTAAAGATCCGTCTTACAAGACATTCAAGCCGGAAGTACGTGAGAAAATTGAAAAAGAAGGGTATCCGGCTGCAGATATTTACAACGTCTACAGAGAAAAATACAACTGGAAACCTGCTGTGATTCTTCCTGAAGGAGCAACATGGATTGATTTCGGTTTTACCAACTATAACGGAGAGCAGGAAAATCTTTTTGACCAGAGCTTAAAAGATAATACTTACAAAAGCAGAGCTGTTCCAAGATTCTGTGGTTTTTACTGGAAAGATAAAAACAACAACAGATATGCAGTTTGGATAGACGCTTTTGATGATAAAGAAATATTTGACTTGTTTCAGAAATCAGGAAAAGACAAAAACATTGATCTGACCATTAAAGTCAATGAAGACAATACCAGAGTTTTAGTGTCCTTAGAATCTGAAAAAGAAAAGCTGCCTGTTACCAAAGCAAAAATCAGGGTATCCCGAAAGATAGAATGA
- a CDS encoding type VI secretion system Vgr family protein — MSNTPGKSQATSFRPTQNADGISENHHTGINRLVKLSLVIEGKIIKYYKHFKLKQSTRRHHEFTLTLAHDTLGDRQTHSLEEANKFLGKRLTAIISYKDIDNSPERTFVGVITGVGFSQEHMSLGNIVLTGFSPTILLDGAPHIQSFGGNQSVNVGIIAEEVIKQGIDKSRFDVRVDANNFSQIIYSSQYDETHYNYLARMAEAYGEQFYYDGEVLHFGKLPAQNKPITLTYGSSANDIKVELKAIHTKPQFYGYNSNKNERLTSGSTPIKHVSDLAKTAYSHNESIYKTPALQMAPIKATTHLDVEYSQKSASGSEAVNVFSISGNTTVPFLHPGCVADVQMRKQDSNETSYFTRIMITEAEHEIDTIGHYKGSFIGIAADTGFLPKPEYTIPKAEPQTATVISNTDPEGQGRIQVRFDWQTNDTTHFIRMMSPDAGGTDQITQNRGYVAIPEVGDQVMVNFVHSHPDRPFVMGGMFHGGIALGGGINNHLKSIQTRSGIRILMNDEEGSVTILDPSGNTYFMDGQGNISMKAPKNFTLNAGDNINITAGKEISIGAGASITSTANDNIVSIAGKDMKLTASGDITEASDTRTEMIEKEFKRQSETSNEIAGEISMFSELENMTMQSGKIVEFNSAEKSKLF, encoded by the coding sequence ATGTCAAATACACCTGGAAAATCACAAGCGACGTCTTTTCGTCCGACGCAGAATGCGGATGGTATTTCTGAAAACCATCATACAGGCATCAACCGTCTGGTAAAACTTTCTCTTGTCATAGAAGGGAAAATTATCAAGTACTATAAACATTTCAAGCTTAAACAAAGTACCAGAAGACATCACGAATTTACATTGACACTGGCACACGATACGCTGGGGGACAGACAGACCCATTCATTGGAAGAGGCCAATAAATTCCTTGGAAAAAGACTAACAGCTATTATTTCCTATAAAGATATAGACAACAGCCCGGAAAGAACTTTTGTAGGAGTCATTACCGGAGTAGGATTCAGCCAGGAACATATGAGTTTAGGAAATATTGTGCTTACAGGTTTCAGCCCTACCATTCTTCTTGACGGAGCACCACATATCCAAAGCTTTGGAGGGAATCAGTCTGTGAATGTAGGAATCATTGCTGAAGAAGTGATTAAACAGGGAATTGATAAAAGCCGATTTGATGTCAGGGTAGATGCCAATAATTTTTCTCAGATTATTTATAGCAGTCAGTATGATGAAACGCATTATAACTATCTGGCAAGAATGGCTGAAGCCTATGGTGAACAGTTCTATTATGATGGTGAAGTTTTACATTTCGGAAAACTTCCGGCTCAGAATAAACCCATTACCCTTACCTACGGAAGCAGTGCCAATGATATAAAAGTAGAATTGAAAGCTATACATACCAAGCCTCAGTTCTACGGTTATAACAGTAATAAAAATGAAAGACTGACTTCGGGTTCAACACCTATTAAACATGTAAGTGATCTGGCGAAAACAGCCTACAGCCATAACGAATCTATTTATAAAACGCCGGCTTTGCAGATGGCTCCCATTAAAGCGACTACCCATCTTGATGTGGAATACTCTCAGAAAAGTGCATCCGGAAGTGAAGCGGTCAATGTTTTTTCTATTTCAGGAAATACAACAGTTCCTTTCCTGCATCCGGGTTGTGTAGCAGATGTTCAGATGCGAAAACAGGATTCTAATGAAACCTCTTATTTCACCAGAATCATGATTACAGAAGCGGAACATGAAATTGACACCATAGGTCATTACAAAGGAAGCTTCATAGGAATAGCAGCTGATACAGGATTTCTTCCAAAACCGGAATATACCATTCCGAAGGCAGAGCCACAGACTGCCACTGTAATTTCCAATACAGATCCCGAAGGACAGGGAAGAATACAGGTGAGATTTGACTGGCAGACCAATGATACTACTCATTTTATCCGTATGATGAGCCCTGATGCAGGAGGAACGGATCAGATTACCCAAAACCGTGGTTATGTAGCCATTCCGGAAGTTGGGGATCAGGTGATGGTTAATTTTGTACACAGCCATCCAGACAGACCTTTTGTAATGGGAGGAATGTTTCATGGAGGAATTGCTTTGGGAGGAGGTATTAACAACCACCTTAAATCAATCCAAACCAGAAGCGGAATCAGAATTTTAATGAATGATGAAGAAGGCAGTGTAACGATCCTGGATCCAAGCGGAAATACCTATTTCATGGATGGACAGGGAAATATCAGCATGAAAGCGCCTAAAAACTTTACTTTAAATGCAGGTGACAATATCAATATTACCGCAGGAAAAGAAATCTCGATAGGAGCAGGCGCAAGTATTACCAGTACAGCGAACGATAATATTGTTTCCATCGCAGGAAAAGATATGAAACTTACCGCTTCAGGAGACATCACGGAAGCTTCCGATACCCGAACGGAAATGATTGAAAAAGAATTCAAGAGACAATCTGAAACTTCCAATGAAATAGCCGGTGAAATTTCTATGTTCAGCGAACTGGAAAATATGACGATGCAAAGTGGAAAAATTGTAGAATTCAACAGTGCTGAAAAATCAAAACTTTTCTGA
- the tssD gene encoding type VI secretion system tube protein TssD: MAGNSRGILKFNGGEGQKLLKLNYSVSRSTDVSGRVASDPSNALIKVTIEATEKSDVLESLLNSKYKPTNGEIQFNKSHEEGTLISLKWENGYVIQHEVDFDAIDSNNMLISFVISAESITYGNSFYDGLWPMS; this comes from the coding sequence ATGGCAGGAAATTCGAGAGGAATCTTAAAATTCAATGGAGGTGAAGGTCAGAAGTTATTAAAGCTTAACTATAGCGTATCAAGATCTACAGATGTTTCAGGACGTGTAGCATCTGATCCGTCAAACGCATTGATTAAAGTAACCATTGAAGCAACAGAAAAATCTGATGTTTTAGAAAGCTTATTAAACAGCAAATATAAACCTACAAACGGAGAAATTCAATTTAATAAATCTCACGAAGAAGGAACACTCATCTCTTTGAAATGGGAAAACGGATATGTCATCCAACATGAAGTAGATTTTGATGCAATAGATAGCAACAACATGCTGATCAGCTTCGTCATAAGTGCTGAAAGCATTACCTATGGAAATTCATTCTATGACGGACTTTGGCCAATGAGCTAA
- a CDS encoding DUF2752 domain-containing protein, which produces MNIDDFMLTCPSKKFLGVECLGCGAQRAVVLVFEGKFAEAFQMYPAVYTLLIFFIILGLSFIDKKRKYSNILLIMIIINLIIMVIGYIYKHY; this is translated from the coding sequence ATGAATATTGATGATTTCATGCTTACCTGCCCCAGTAAAAAATTCCTGGGAGTAGAATGCCTGGGCTGTGGTGCACAGAGAGCTGTTGTATTGGTGTTTGAAGGAAAGTTTGCAGAAGCTTTTCAAATGTATCCTGCGGTGTATACCCTATTGATATTTTTTATAATTCTTGGTCTGAGTTTTATCGATAAAAAAAGAAAATACAGTAATATTTTACTGATTATGATCATTATCAACCTGATTATTATGGTAATCGGGTATATTTATAAACATTACTAA
- the namA gene encoding NADPH dehydrogenase NamA — protein sequence MLYTPIKFRNVELKNRWVMSPMCMYSCENGEANDFHFVHYGSRSQGGTGLLMVEATGVEPKGRITNHCMGIWNDEQAGKLQRIVEFVHKNSESKIGIQLAHAGRKGSTWNNLQIPLEEGWETVAPSPVPYHPTERIPHTLTTDEVKEQVQNFKKAARRAVEAGFDVIEIHGAHGYLIHQFLSPLSNIRTDEYGGSFENRVRFLIEIVDAVNEELDENTALFVRISGTEYADNGWDIQSSVELAKILKEHAVDLVDVSSGGNIHGAKISVFDGYQVPFSSQIRNEAVVKTGAVGLITKVEQAEEILQKGDADLIFVAREILRNPYIAVQGSFEMKENCFFPHQYTRAKISS from the coding sequence ATGCTATACACACCAATAAAATTCAGAAATGTAGAGTTAAAAAACAGATGGGTAATGTCTCCCATGTGTATGTATTCATGTGAAAACGGAGAGGCTAACGACTTCCATTTTGTACACTACGGAAGCAGATCTCAGGGCGGGACAGGTCTTTTGATGGTAGAAGCTACAGGAGTAGAACCTAAAGGAAGAATTACCAATCACTGTATGGGAATCTGGAATGATGAACAGGCAGGGAAACTGCAAAGAATTGTAGAATTTGTTCATAAAAATTCAGAAAGCAAAATAGGAATTCAGCTGGCTCATGCCGGAAGAAAAGGTTCAACATGGAATAACCTGCAGATTCCTCTGGAAGAAGGCTGGGAAACTGTTGCTCCAAGTCCTGTTCCTTATCACCCCACAGAAAGAATTCCACATACACTCACTACAGATGAGGTAAAGGAGCAGGTTCAGAATTTTAAAAAAGCTGCGAGAAGAGCTGTGGAAGCTGGTTTTGACGTTATTGAAATTCATGGGGCGCACGGATATCTGATCCATCAGTTTCTGTCACCACTTTCCAATATCAGAACAGATGAATATGGAGGCAGTTTTGAAAACAGAGTCCGATTTCTGATCGAAATTGTAGATGCTGTTAATGAAGAACTGGATGAAAATACCGCTCTTTTTGTTAGAATTTCAGGAACGGAATATGCAGATAATGGCTGGGATATCCAAAGCAGTGTTGAGCTGGCCAAAATTTTAAAAGAACATGCTGTAGATCTTGTTGATGTATCCAGTGGCGGAAATATTCATGGTGCCAAAATTTCGGTTTTCGATGGCTATCAGGTTCCTTTTTCATCACAGATAAGAAATGAAGCAGTTGTAAAGACAGGAGCAGTAGGGTTGATTACTAAAGTGGAGCAGGCTGAAGAAATTCTTCAGAAAGGCGATGCCGATTTAATTTTCGTAGCAAGAGAGATTCTTAGAAACCCCTATATTGCTGTTCAGGGATCTTTTGAAATGAAAGAAAACTGCTTTTTCCCGCATCAGTATACCAGAGCCAAAATTTCTTCTTAA
- a CDS encoding cytidine deaminase codes for MKKDIQISYEYFKNSSELSDIEKQLFERAKEARENAYAPYSQFLVGCSVLLENGEIYSGNNQENAAYPSGLCAERTTLFWVAANFPDVKIKKIFVVGGPKEFHEKNPPIPPCGACRQSLIEYETKQNENIDLYFSSMNEEVVKVSAVKDLLPFYFDSTFL; via the coding sequence ATGAAAAAAGACATACAGATCAGTTACGAATATTTTAAAAATAGCAGTGAACTGAGCGATATAGAAAAACAATTATTTGAAAGAGCCAAAGAGGCTCGTGAGAATGCTTATGCGCCTTATTCTCAATTTTTGGTAGGATGTTCCGTATTATTGGAAAACGGAGAAATTTATTCCGGAAACAATCAGGAGAATGCTGCCTACCCTTCCGGACTCTGTGCAGAAAGAACTACTCTTTTTTGGGTAGCCGCCAATTTTCCGGATGTGAAAATAAAAAAGATCTTCGTTGTAGGAGGTCCTAAAGAATTTCATGAAAAGAATCCTCCGATTCCTCCTTGTGGAGCATGCCGCCAAAGTTTGATTGAATACGAAACCAAGCAGAACGAAAATATTGACCTTTATTTCTCCAGTATGAATGAAGAGGTTGTAAAAGTAAGTGCAGTAAAAGATCTGCTTCCTTTTTATTTTGATTCGACGTTTTTATAA